The proteins below come from a single Zhouia spongiae genomic window:
- a CDS encoding uroporphyrinogen-III synthase, whose product MTSRRYKILSTKELTPLQKGLLEEANIEVTDANFIKIKGINFYCDDIIENAIFTSKNSVEQIVHKNITISNSFCVGDKTEAFLLEKGYQVTEKAYQANGLAKKIIENHKDKEFVFFCGDRRREELPELLKEHNISFEETEVYKTEADSRQLFEDFDGIMFFSPSAVQSFVLKNHIEDAVVFCLGKTTEAEVKKHTNNIITANKPTIENVIVQVIKHFN is encoded by the coding sequence ATGACAAGCAGAAGATATAAAATATTAAGCACAAAAGAACTGACCCCGCTTCAGAAAGGCTTACTGGAAGAAGCTAATATAGAAGTAACTGACGCTAATTTTATAAAGATCAAAGGCATCAATTTCTATTGTGATGATATTATAGAGAATGCCATTTTCACAAGCAAAAATTCTGTGGAACAAATCGTTCATAAAAACATAACAATCTCAAACTCTTTCTGTGTTGGCGATAAAACGGAGGCTTTTTTACTGGAAAAAGGATATCAGGTAACAGAAAAAGCATATCAGGCTAACGGCCTGGCCAAAAAGATCATCGAAAACCACAAAGACAAAGAGTTTGTTTTTTTCTGTGGCGATCGCAGACGGGAAGAACTTCCTGAGCTTTTAAAAGAACACAACATTTCTTTTGAAGAAACAGAGGTCTATAAAACCGAAGCCGATTCCAGGCAATTATTTGAAGATTTTGACGGTATTATGTTCTTTAGTCCAAGTGCTGTACAGAGCTTTGTTCTAAAAAACCATATAGAAGATGCAGTAGTTTTTTGCCTGGGAAAAACGACCGAAGCAGAAGTAAAAAAACACACAAATAACATAATTACAGCAAACAAACCTACAATTGAAAATGTAATTGTTCAGGTTATCAAACATTTTAATTAA
- the hemE gene encoding uroporphyrinogen decarboxylase, with translation MIKNDLFLRALRGESVQRPPVWMMRQAGRYLPEFMALRDKYDFFTRCRTPELAAEITVQPIRIVKPDAAILFSDILVIPQAMNIEVEMKPGVGPWLPNPIRSARDVDQVVVPEINEELGYVMDAIKLTKEILNDEVPLIGFAGSPWTILCYAVEGKGSKSFDAAKGFCFSQPEAAHALLQKITDTTILYLKEKVKNGVNAVQVFDSWGGMLSPSDYQEFSWKYINQIIDALAPLTEVIVFGKGCWFALNEMSKSKASALGVDWTCSPENARYLTGGNITLQGNFDPSRLLSPIPTIKKMVHEMIDAFGKDKYIVNLGHGILPNIPVDHARAFIEAVKEYK, from the coding sequence ATGATAAAAAACGATCTATTTTTAAGAGCATTAAGAGGAGAGTCTGTTCAACGCCCTCCGGTATGGATGATGCGCCAGGCGGGTAGATACCTGCCGGAGTTCATGGCCCTGAGAGATAAATACGATTTCTTTACACGATGCAGAACTCCGGAGCTTGCAGCTGAAATTACAGTACAGCCCATCCGTATCGTTAAGCCTGATGCTGCTATTTTATTTTCAGATATCCTGGTAATTCCCCAGGCGATGAACATAGAAGTAGAAATGAAACCGGGTGTTGGCCCCTGGTTACCAAACCCCATTCGTTCAGCCAGAGATGTAGACCAGGTAGTAGTCCCTGAGATCAATGAAGAGCTAGGTTATGTAATGGATGCCATTAAGCTCACCAAAGAAATACTTAACGATGAGGTTCCTCTGATCGGTTTTGCGGGATCACCGTGGACCATATTATGTTATGCCGTTGAAGGAAAAGGCTCTAAAAGCTTCGACGCCGCTAAAGGGTTCTGCTTCTCACAACCGGAAGCGGCACATGCACTGCTGCAAAAAATAACTGATACCACGATCCTTTATCTTAAAGAGAAAGTGAAGAACGGTGTAAATGCCGTTCAGGTATTCGACAGCTGGGGTGGTATGCTCTCGCCGTCGGACTACCAGGAATTCTCATGGAAATATATCAACCAGATCATTGATGCCCTGGCGCCGCTTACAGAAGTAATTGTCTTCGGAAAAGGGTGTTGGTTCGCCCTGAACGAGATGTCTAAAAGTAAAGCATCGGCATTAGGGGTAGACTGGACATGTTCGCCTGAGAATGCTCGCTACCTCACAGGGGGCAATATCACTTTACAGGGAAATTTCGATCCTTCGAGATTGCTCTCCCCAATCCCGACCATTAAAAAAATGGTTCATGAAATGATCGATGCTTTTGGAAAAGACAAATATATAGTAAACCTGGGCCACGGTATACTGCCTAATATCCCGGTCGACCATGCCAGGGCATTTATTGAGGCCGTAAAAGAATACAAATAA
- a CDS encoding DUF6973 domain-containing protein, with protein sequence MIPRSLLSGLNYKKLFSLSGLFFRHPFMLIPTLKATKDCIDISDKLFPGLHHLNNNTNAFRHALWNMLLTKEAYIRNNDIDKASHWAQIIGDWHEEFSPNKPLEKAMDLHNNAFGRELIYKLYRKNDNLKTEYLANRLLLHLDNSKKVSNIQEINSLKDQMVHLID encoded by the coding sequence ATGATACCCCGATCGCTGCTGTCAGGATTAAACTATAAAAAGCTTTTCAGCCTGTCGGGGTTGTTTTTCAGACATCCGTTTATGCTCATCCCAACATTAAAGGCCACTAAAGATTGTATCGATATCTCAGACAAGCTCTTTCCGGGACTTCATCATCTCAATAACAATACCAATGCATTCAGACATGCCTTGTGGAATATGTTACTGACCAAAGAAGCTTACATCCGGAACAACGATATTGACAAGGCCTCGCATTGGGCGCAGATTATTGGCGATTGGCATGAGGAATTCTCTCCTAACAAACCCCTGGAGAAAGCAATGGATTTACACAACAATGCATTCGGACGCGAGCTTATCTATAAGCTATACCGGAAAAACGACAACTTAAAAACCGAATACCTGGCAAACCGGCTCTTACTACATCTAGACAACAGCAAAAAGGTCTCAAACATTCAGGAAATCAACTCCCTGAAAGACCAGATGGTTCACCTTATTGATTAA
- the hemF gene encoding oxygen-dependent coproporphyrinogen oxidase gives MKEQFYQYIQELQDTITSKIEEIDGKARFQQDLWERPEGGGGRTRVIQNGAVFEKGGVNISAVHGPLPKAMQAYFKVEDVDFFACGLSLVLHPKNPFVPTVHANWRYFEMYDKEGNTVDSWFGGGQDLTPYYLFEEDAKHFHQVCKTACDKHNPDFYPDFKKKCDDYFRNTHRDEGRGLGGLFFDYCKATDNMSMKDWYSFVTEVGNSFLEAYAPIAEHRKNMPYTQENRDWQEIRRGRYVEFNLVHDKGTLFGLKTNGRIESILMSLPPHVQWVYDHHPEEGSEEEKLIKVLKTPVEWVV, from the coding sequence ATGAAAGAACAATTTTATCAGTATATACAAGAGCTACAAGACACCATCACCTCTAAAATTGAAGAAATTGACGGGAAAGCCCGGTTTCAGCAAGACCTCTGGGAACGTCCGGAAGGTGGCGGTGGCCGTACACGCGTTATACAAAATGGTGCTGTTTTTGAAAAAGGGGGTGTTAATATCTCTGCCGTGCACGGCCCGCTCCCTAAAGCCATGCAAGCCTATTTCAAGGTAGAGGATGTAGATTTCTTTGCCTGTGGATTAAGCCTGGTACTGCACCCTAAAAACCCTTTCGTACCTACAGTTCATGCCAATTGGCGCTATTTCGAAATGTACGATAAAGAAGGAAACACCGTAGACAGCTGGTTTGGTGGCGGACAAGATCTGACTCCATACTATTTATTTGAAGAAGATGCTAAACACTTCCACCAGGTATGCAAAACCGCTTGTGATAAACACAATCCCGATTTCTATCCTGACTTCAAGAAAAAGTGTGACGACTATTTCCGGAATACACACCGCGATGAGGGCAGAGGTCTGGGCGGCTTGTTCTTCGACTACTGCAAGGCCACTGACAATATGAGCATGAAAGACTGGTATAGCTTTGTAACAGAGGTAGGTAACAGCTTTCTGGAAGCTTATGCTCCGATCGCAGAACATAGAAAAAACATGCCCTATACCCAGGAAAACAGGGACTGGCAGGAAATACGGAGAGGACGCTATGTCGAGTTCAATCTGGTACACGACAAGGGCACCTTATTTGGTCTTAAAACCAACGGTCGTATAGAAAGCATCCTGATGAGCCTGCCCCCACATGTACAGTGGGTATACGACCATCATCCGGAAGAAGGAAGCGAGGAAGAAAAACTGATAAAAGTGTTAAAAACCCCTGTCGAGTGGGTGGTTTAA
- the hemB gene encoding porphobilinogen synthase, with the protein MFPLRRNRRLRQSEAIRGLVRETIVTPDDFLVPLFVTEGKGIKEEIASMPNYHRYSLDQLEKEVKDLWSLGLKSVLLFVKVPDNLKDNKGTEALNPDGLMQRAVKTVKNAVPDMLVMTDVALDPYSSYGHDGVVENGMILNDESSSILSEMALSHAQAGADFVAPSDMMDGRILEMRELLEDEGFINTGIVSYSAKYASAFYGPFRDALDSAPVDMANVPKDKKTYQMDYANRIEALRETEMDIDEGADIVMVKPGLCYLDIVRDIKNEFDVPVAVYQVSGEYAMIKAAAEKGWLNHDAVVLEQTYAIKRAGADIIASYFAKDVVKLLS; encoded by the coding sequence ATGTTCCCATTAAGAAGAAACAGACGACTTAGACAAAGCGAAGCCATCAGAGGGTTGGTTCGTGAAACAATCGTAACTCCCGACGACTTCCTGGTTCCTTTATTTGTAACCGAAGGCAAAGGCATCAAAGAGGAAATCGCCTCCATGCCCAACTATCACCGCTACAGCTTAGATCAACTTGAAAAAGAAGTAAAAGACCTATGGAGCTTAGGACTCAAATCGGTTCTGCTTTTTGTAAAAGTACCCGACAACCTCAAAGATAATAAAGGTACAGAAGCACTAAACCCTGACGGACTCATGCAACGCGCTGTCAAAACCGTAAAAAATGCGGTGCCCGATATGCTGGTAATGACTGATGTAGCGTTAGACCCTTACTCCTCCTACGGACATGATGGTGTGGTTGAAAACGGCATGATCTTAAACGATGAATCTTCTTCCATTCTGTCAGAAATGGCCTTAAGTCACGCACAGGCAGGTGCCGATTTTGTTGCGCCCAGTGATATGATGGATGGACGTATCCTCGAAATGAGAGAACTATTGGAAGACGAAGGGTTCATCAATACAGGTATTGTGAGCTACAGCGCCAAATATGCTTCGGCATTCTATGGCCCTTTTAGAGACGCCCTGGATTCTGCCCCCGTAGATATGGCCAACGTTCCAAAAGATAAAAAAACATATCAGATGGATTATGCCAACCGCATTGAAGCCCTTCGTGAAACCGAAATGGACATCGATGAAGGTGCCGATATCGTTATGGTAAAACCTGGTCTTTGCTATTTAGACATCGTCAGAGATATTAAAAACGAATTCGATGTACCCGTAGCCGTTTATCAGGTAAGCGGTGAATATGCCATGATAAAAGCTGCCGCCGAAAAAGGATGGCTTAATCACGATGCTGTGGTACTCGAACAAACCTATGCCATTAAAAGAGCCGGAGCAGACATCATCGCCAGTTACTTTGCCAAGGATGTTGTGAAACTGCTAAGCTAA
- a CDS encoding GH92 family glycosyl hydrolase — MKFTTTIKNGLILFLISTIAFYAETSAQSGNKKLLWQIGTPDNAATEFALHKDNEYKNFVPRGFGGTDRSYIIGQSDPADDWPCILPGPMDGFAGYGFWAGRALTQLPVYFNITELDDKGSCILEVNILSVNSSQAPLFRCTINGKKYDSQLKTCNDKNTPDNFKNCTQQLRFEIPASLLKKGINEIIFQNMTGNWCVFDCIQWYGPASVKIAPPGNTLIQSVSFSEKETTKDKNHYLPLHIELLHKGKPVSVRAIVDNIELELLAEQGRSILEFNFPAVEKTKKSKVKVFVNGELKFENRLTRKPGNPVRMSDYVNQFMGTSGSRWMIAPGPWMPMSMVKISPDNEDSNWKAGYDYQVENIMGFSHVHEWTMAGLLMMPANGALYTQPGPENDPDLGYRSRIDKENEIAEVGRYKTKLLDYDIDVELTATTRASMQRYLFPKGKENRVLVDLHFPAEYVWELRDAQVTRVSDTEIEGWALSHCSGTGYAGSQDYTLHFVIQFNKPFKNMGGWVMDRVVSNTDRIDKKTYEPNWTNRLKDFKITDAGAFVNFSSDCKEVLVRTGISLVSTEQARLNLNKEMAEPFGWDFEKIVVNQKNAWDNIFNRVEIETTDYLQKEKFYTNMYRAVCGRNTWSDVNGKWVDMNEQVQTSNPDKPLFGSDGYWGWQWNLVPFYNLILPEFSSNWINTYLEMYDKGGWLPIGNPGMEYYQVMVGQPAIPLIVSAYQHGISDFDKDKMYKAIYHQQTSLMENHPGGSKVGNESYNYYLDLGYVPLNREPHSYVSNTMEYAYQDWCFAQYAKALNIDSTYNTFMKRSENWRNIFDVETGFVRPKNKDGDWIENFDPYHSPGFCESNSWQFSWYVPHNLSGLIKSIGKKRFVSRLEKAMEESEKIYFNALSDNFSKYPINHGNQSNMQSSYIFNHADEPWLTQKWTRAIQEKYYGAGPRNAYPGDEDQGQMSAWFVMSTIGLFEMDGGASAEPYYELGSPRFEKVTIHLSDKYYDGNTFTIEAKNASRENKYIHSASLNGKELKSWRFPVKKLQQGGTLILDMKSVPDKKLLKNAE, encoded by the coding sequence ATGAAATTTACTACAACAATAAAAAACGGCTTGATTCTTTTCCTCATAAGTACTATCGCCTTTTATGCAGAGACATCTGCACAATCCGGCAATAAAAAGCTTTTATGGCAGATAGGGACTCCCGACAATGCTGCCACCGAATTTGCACTCCATAAAGACAATGAGTATAAGAATTTTGTCCCGAGAGGTTTCGGAGGAACAGATCGATCTTACATTATTGGTCAATCTGACCCTGCCGACGACTGGCCCTGTATTTTACCAGGACCGATGGATGGGTTTGCCGGATATGGGTTTTGGGCAGGAAGAGCTTTAACACAACTCCCGGTTTATTTCAATATAACGGAGCTGGACGACAAAGGATCATGCATCCTGGAAGTTAACATTCTCAGTGTCAATTCATCGCAGGCACCTCTGTTTCGCTGCACCATTAATGGAAAAAAATACGATTCTCAGCTCAAAACATGTAATGATAAAAACACTCCGGACAACTTCAAAAATTGTACGCAGCAACTTCGCTTCGAGATCCCGGCATCTTTATTGAAGAAAGGGATCAATGAAATAATTTTTCAGAATATGACTGGCAACTGGTGTGTTTTTGACTGTATCCAATGGTATGGCCCTGCATCCGTAAAAATTGCCCCTCCGGGAAATACCTTGATTCAATCGGTGTCATTTTCAGAAAAGGAAACCACAAAAGATAAAAATCATTATTTACCTCTGCATATTGAATTACTTCACAAAGGAAAACCTGTTTCTGTAAGAGCAATTGTAGATAATATTGAACTGGAATTGTTGGCTGAACAAGGGCGCTCTATCTTGGAATTTAATTTTCCGGCAGTAGAAAAGACAAAAAAATCGAAGGTGAAAGTTTTCGTAAACGGAGAGTTGAAATTTGAAAATAGGCTAACCCGCAAACCAGGAAACCCGGTCAGGATGAGTGATTATGTAAATCAATTTATGGGAACCAGTGGTTCAAGGTGGATGATAGCTCCCGGTCCCTGGATGCCCATGAGTATGGTAAAAATCTCACCGGATAATGAAGATAGCAACTGGAAAGCAGGCTACGACTACCAGGTAGAAAATATAATGGGATTTAGCCACGTTCACGAATGGACCATGGCAGGTTTATTAATGATGCCTGCTAATGGCGCACTATATACACAACCCGGGCCTGAAAACGATCCGGATTTGGGTTATCGTTCAAGGATTGACAAAGAAAATGAAATAGCCGAGGTGGGCAGATATAAAACAAAATTATTAGATTATGACATAGACGTAGAATTGACCGCAACCACCAGAGCATCTATGCAACGTTATCTTTTTCCGAAAGGAAAAGAAAACAGAGTGCTTGTTGATTTGCATTTCCCGGCAGAATATGTTTGGGAACTACGTGACGCGCAGGTTACAAGAGTCAGCGATACTGAAATTGAAGGATGGGCACTTTCCCACTGCTCCGGAACTGGATATGCAGGAAGTCAGGATTATACGCTCCATTTTGTGATTCAGTTTAACAAACCCTTTAAAAATATGGGAGGATGGGTCATGGACAGAGTTGTTTCCAATACAGACAGAATTGACAAAAAAACTTATGAGCCTAACTGGACAAACCGGTTAAAAGATTTTAAGATCACAGATGCAGGAGCTTTTGTTAATTTCTCCAGTGACTGTAAAGAAGTATTGGTGCGTACAGGAATTTCTCTGGTTAGCACTGAACAAGCTCGTTTAAACCTTAATAAAGAAATGGCCGAACCCTTCGGTTGGGATTTTGAAAAGATTGTTGTAAATCAGAAAAATGCATGGGACAACATTTTTAACAGGGTCGAAATAGAAACTACTGACTATCTGCAGAAAGAGAAATTTTACACTAATATGTACCGGGCCGTATGCGGGCGTAACACATGGAGCGATGTTAACGGCAAGTGGGTTGATATGAATGAACAAGTACAGACGTCAAACCCGGACAAACCCCTGTTTGGTAGTGATGGGTATTGGGGGTGGCAATGGAACCTGGTTCCGTTTTACAATTTAATCCTGCCTGAATTTTCTTCAAACTGGATAAATACGTATCTGGAGATGTACGACAAAGGAGGATGGCTCCCGATCGGTAATCCGGGGATGGAATATTATCAGGTTATGGTCGGTCAGCCGGCAATTCCGTTAATCGTTTCTGCCTACCAGCACGGTATCAGCGATTTTGATAAAGATAAAATGTATAAAGCCATTTATCATCAACAAACGTCTCTGATGGAAAATCACCCCGGAGGTAGCAAAGTAGGCAATGAAAGTTATAATTATTACCTCGACTTAGGATATGTTCCATTAAACAGGGAACCTCACAGCTATGTCTCAAATACTATGGAATATGCCTATCAGGATTGGTGCTTTGCACAATACGCCAAAGCTTTAAATATAGATTCAACCTACAATACTTTTATGAAACGCTCGGAAAACTGGCGCAATATCTTTGATGTCGAAACCGGGTTTGTCCGCCCAAAAAATAAGGATGGTGACTGGATTGAAAACTTTGACCCTTATCATTCTCCCGGATTTTGTGAAAGCAATAGCTGGCAATTTAGCTGGTATGTACCACACAATCTATCCGGTTTAATAAAATCAATAGGCAAAAAACGATTTGTTTCAAGATTAGAAAAAGCCATGGAAGAATCAGAAAAAATTTATTTTAATGCGCTATCCGACAATTTTTCGAAATATCCGATAAATCATGGTAATCAGTCTAACATGCAATCATCATATATTTTCAATCACGCCGACGAGCCCTGGTTAACTCAAAAATGGACACGTGCTATTCAGGAAAAATATTATGGAGCCGGCCCCAGGAACGCCTATCCCGGTGATGAAGACCAAGGGCAAATGAGTGCATGGTTCGTCATGAGTACTATCGGTTTATTCGAAATGGACGGGGGAGCATCCGCAGAGCCCTATTATGAATTGGGGAGCCCACGGTTTGAGAAAGTTACTATTCACTTAAGCGATAAATATTACGATGGTAATACTTTTACGATTGAAGCAAAAAATGCTTCCCGGGAAAATAAATATATCCACTCTGCGTCCCTGAATGGAAAAGAATTAAAATCCTGGCGCTTTCCGGTAAAAAAATTACAACAAGGAGGAACGCTTATCCTCGACATGAAAAGTGTACCCGACAAAAAACTGCTAAAAAACGCTGAATAA